The nucleotide window GTCGAACCATTGGTGACCGTCACCGTGCTGGCGCTGCCGCCATTGGAACCGGAACCGCCGAGAGCGATCAGGCCGCCGGCGGTGCCGCCAGAGCCGCCACCGCCACCGATGGACTGGGCGAAGATGCCCTTCGCCTCTTTGCCGGTGGTGAGGATCGAGCCGTTGTTGGTCACCGTCACGGTGCCGCCATTGCCACCGTTGTCGGAGGAGCCTTGCAGGGAGAGAATGAGGTTTCCGGTTGTCCCGGACGAGCCCCCGGAGCCACCGATGCTCTGAGCGAGAATCCCGTGGGCCTGCTCCCCGGAAGTGGAGATCGTTCCACCCGCCGAGTTCGTCACGGACACCGCACCGCCATTGCCACCGGTACCTGCGGAACCGCCCGCGCCGACGATGCCCCACTGGCTGCCGCCGCCGCCGCCCTTGTTGCCGACGCTGAGGGCGTAGATGCCATAGGCACCCTTGCCGGTGGTGATGATATTGCCCTGGTTGTCGACCGTGACGCTGCCGCCATCGCTGGACGCACCGCCCGATCCGCCGCCCGGAGCACCATATCCGGAGCCACCGGCACCTGCGGCACCGCTGCGGCTGTAGGCGAAGACGCCGTATTTGTCGTCTCCCGTCGTGGCGATCTGAATACCGCCGCTGTTGGTGAAGCTCACGTTTCCGCCTTTGCCGCCGTCACCGCCGTTGCGACCGCTCCAGACGGAGAGGTAGGCACTTCCACCGTTACCTCCGTTACCGCCGAGGCTGCCGATTTCGACGCCAATCTGGTTGGTGGTTGAGATGACGGTGGTGTTCGTGTTCGAGACGTTGGGTCCCGTGGCACCATTGCCACCGGAGGAAGGTGGCACGACCAGCGCACCAGCGCGACCGTTGGAACCGCCCGCACCCACCCCGACGATTTTCACGCCTGCGGCACCGCCGACCACGGCGGGGGCCACGGCTGCGGAACCCGCGGTTCCTCCGCCTGGATTAAGCAGCCCATCGATGCTCGTGTTGGTGGCCAGAGCCTGATAGGGAAGAGTGGCCGTACCATTTTTGGCCGGGTCCGGGTCCGCCGGGAAGGGAACGAGGGTCACCGTCTTGGCGGTGGTGTCCTTGCTCTGGATGGTGAAGCCCTGGGGCGGATTGTCGCCGTTGTAGATGACGTCGCCCACGGCCTTCACGAGGAAGATGTAACCGTCCGCCGTTTTCACGAAGGCCACCGTGCCTGCGGTGGGCGTGCCCGTCGGGTCTTTGATCAGCGCGGTGACCGTGGTGCTCGAAGATGTCGCCGGGTTGTTGACCGTCTGACCGAGCGTGGAGGCTTGCGAAGGATCCGGATCGGCTGCCCACGCGGTGGAGGACATCGAAATGACGACGGTGCTCATCGCAAGCGCACGAATGGCCTGTGCGCGGCCACAATCTGAGGCGAACATGGTGGTTGGGGAGGGTGAAGGGTGAGGGTGCGGAAAACGTGCAAAAATCCCCCCCGCTGAGGGACATAAGACCGACCACTGTCTAACAGGACAGGTGGTGTCAGGGTGGGGGTGAGTTTTCCTTATCAGGATCAGTGGCTTCCAGCAAAGCTGTTTCCGGACGAATATCTTATAGGTCACCGTGTTTTATAGATCACCGTGCATTTTACACTCACGTAGCTCCTACGGAGACCTTCGAGGCTTTGGCCGCGCACAACTTCCCGTCTTCAGGCGGGTTTTCCCTTCATGACCTTCCGCATCCTGGCAGCACTGCTGGTTTCCGTACTCACCTTGAGGGGTGCTTATGATCCACTCAGGGTCGCGGAAGCGAAGATCGAGTCGAAGACCTTCGACATGAAGGATACCACGCGTGACCGCGTCATCCCTGTCCGCATCTATCTTCCGGCCACATCGAAACCGGCACCGGTGATTCTGTTTTCCCATGGTCTCGGTGGATCAAGGGACAACAATCCCTATCTCGGCAACCACTGGGCCGCGCGCGGCTATGTGGTCGTCTTCATCCAACACACGGGCAGCGACGAGGCAGTGTGGAAGAACGCCCCGCTCGTCGGACGGATGGGGGAGCTGAAAAAGGCGGCCTCGTTGGAAAATCTCGTCGCGCGCGGCAAGGACATCCCGGCGGTGATTGATACCCTCACGGCGTGGAATGCGGACAGGGCCCATCCGCTTTACGGTCGCATGGATCTCTCCCACCTCGGCATGTCCGGCCATTCGTTCGGCGCGGTGACCACCCAGGTCGTGTCCGGCCAAACCTATCCACTGGGCGGAGCTTCCTTTCTGGAACCGCGCATCAAGGCCTCGGTGATGATGAGCCCCAGTCCGCCTGCCGCCGGTGACCCGGCCAAAGCTTTCAGCTCAATCAAAGTCCCCTGCCTGCTGATGACCGGCACCGGAGATACCAGCCCGATCGGGAATACCAGCGCGGAAGACCGCCTGAAGGTCTTTCCAGCACTCTCAAATGCCCCGGCATGGCAGGTGGTCTTCGACAAGGGCGTACATATGACCTTCGGTGAGCGCGATCTGCTTGGTGCCGCACCCAAAGATCCACGCTACCACCGCGCCATTCTCGCGCTCACCACCGCCTTCTGGGATGCCGAGTTGAAGAACGACAAGGACGCCAAGGCCTGGCTCAACGGCGAGGGCGCGAAGTCCGTTCTGATTCCTGCGGACAAATGGGAGAAGAACGGGAAGGCCACGCTCTGATTCCAAAGCCGATGGCAGCGGCCAGAACCAGCTCCGGACATGTCCGGGTCATGGCGCCGCATCCTCCCATTCCAGTTCGATCAGCAACGCCGCGTGATCGCTCGGAAATTTCCTCTGGGATTGCGGGATTCCCGGGTTCTCCTCCTGCTCCGGAAAAATCCGGGCCGCCGTGGGACGCAGGCCAGCGTTCCGCACATAGAGCCGGTCGATCCGAGCCTGCGCTTCTTCCTTCCCGGCATCCCCGTTCACCTTCTGCAAGGGCGACCAGGTGAGTCCCGGATGCTGGCGCACGTCCGGGAAAATCCGTCGGTAGGCATCCATGAAGCCTTCCTTCTCGAAGGCGATCGTTCCCGGAATGGGGATCACCTTGCCGCCGTGAAGATCCTTGGTCGACTCACCGAGATCCAGATGCGAGGGCGAGTTCCAGTCCCCTGCAACCAGCAAGGGCAGCTTCGTGTCCAGATGGCCGGTCTTTTTCAAGTGGGCGATCAGGTCCAAGGTTTCCTTGGTTCGCGATGACTCCTTTGTCTCGCAGGCGAGCAGCTCATCCACCGTGCTCTCCGGCCTGTCGATCAAACGTTGGCTGACATTCGCGCGGTAGTCGATCCAACAAGCCCATGCGAGGAACTCCTTACCTTCGGCGGCACGAATCCGCGCCCCGATGCCGTGATAGGAGGAATAATAGAAGGTCTCCGCGATGGGAAAACGACTGAGCACGCAGAGGTGGTCGCTGTCTCCTTGGTAGGAATGCCATCCGAGCTCCCCCGCCACCCACGGTCCCAGCTTCACCCCGAGCCTGTAGTTCTTGTAGCTCTCCTGCATCAGCACGATATCCGCCTTCGAATCGCGAATCACCTTCACGGTCTTCTCCGGCCCGTCCTCGAAGTAGTTGGCTCCGCGCTGGACGTTCCACAGCAGGACACGCAACGGTTCAGCGGCGGAGACTCGTGCGAACAAAAGCAGCGAGGTGAGCAGGGGCAACCATCGGATGATCATCGAGGAACCTACACTGGTATCGCCCCGGAATGTTTCGCTTCCGACGCAACTGCCAACCGTTTCGGCGAAAGTGCCACACCGCCCGAACAAAAAAGGAGCCGTGCGCGAGCACGGCTCCTTTGAAGTTTTCAGAGGCTGGGCCCTTGAAAAGCCCCGCCACCGATCAGCCGATGACTTCCGGCCACTCGGTGTGGAAGAACTCGCCGCGCGGCTTGTCCGTGCGCTCGTAGGTGTGCGCGCCGAAGAAGTCGCGCTGGGCCTGGAGCAGATTCGCCGGCAGCACCGCGCTGCGGTAGCTGTCGTAGTAGCCGAGGGAGGCGGAGAAGGCCGGCACCGGGATACCCGCGAGGGTGGCGGTGGCGATCACTTCGCGCCAGTTCTGCTGGAACTCGTTGAGGAGGTCGGTGAAGTACGGGGCCAGCATCAGGTTGCTGAGCTCCGGGTTGGAGCGGTAGCTGTCCGTGATGTGGTTCAGGAAGCGGGCGCGGATGATGCAACCACCGCGCCAGATGGCGGCGATCTTGCCGAGATCGAGGCCCCAGTTCTTTTCCTTGCCCATGGCGGCGATCAGGTCGAGGCCCTGCGCGTAGGAGATGATCTTGGAGGCGAAGAGCGCGTCATGCACCTTCTTCACCAGCTCGGCCTTCTCGGCGGAGATCTCGGCCTTCGGGCCGTGCAGCTTGGAGGAAGCGGCCACGCGGGCGTCCTTCATGGAGGACAGGATGCGGGCTTCCACGGCGGCGTTGATGGTGGAGATCACGACGGCGTTCTCGACGGCGTTCATGATGGTCCACTTGCCGGTGCCCTTCTGGCCGGCGGTGTCGAGGATGAGATCGACGAGCGGCTTGCCGGTTTCCGGGTCGACCTGTTCGAAGATCTTCGAAGTGATCTGGATGAGGTAGGACTCGAGGTCGCCTTCGTTCCAGTCGGTGAAGACGGTGGCGAGCTCGGCCGGGGTGAAGCCCGCGGCCTTGAAGATGTTGTAGGCTTCGCAGATGAGCTGCATGTCGCCGTACTCGATGCCGTTGTGGATCATCTTCACATAGTGGCCGGCACCGCCGGGGCCGATGTGGATCACGCAGGGCTCGCCATCGACCTTCGCGGCGATGGATTCGAAGATCGGCTTCATCACATCCCAGGTAGAGGCAGGGCCGCCGGGCATGATGGACGGACCCTTGCGGGCACCTTCCTCACCACCGGACACGCCGGCACCGATGAAGCGGAAACCGAGATCGCCGAGCCACTTGTCGCGGCGCTCGGTGTCGGTGTAGAGCGAGTTGCCGCCGTCGATGATGATGTCACCCTTGTCGAGGAGCGGGATGAGCTGCTCGATCACGGCGTCCACCGGTCCACCGGCCTTCACCATGATCATGATCTTGCGCGGGGAGGCAAGGGACTGCACGAACTCCTCGAGGGACTTCGAGCCGACCAGCTTCTTGTCCGGATGGGCGGCGACGAATTCGTCCGTGACGGAGGTGGTGCGGTTGTAAACCGAGACCTGGAAGCCGCGGGATTCGACGTTGAGGACGAGATTCTGGCCCATGACGGCCAGACCAATGAGTCCGAAATCGCTGTTGCTCATGGTGTGATGGAGTTAGGAGGCGGGCGGGGGTGTAGGACACGGATTGCTTGCAAGCAACCCCTTGTTGCGTTTTCCGAATGCATTTCCCACATTCGGTCCGTGAATCTGCCGAATGCGATCACCCTCTCCCGCCTCGTCCTGACGGTCGTTTTTGTCGTCGGAACGGGAGCCGCCGGACTACGCGGCCATGTCGTCGCGCTGATCGCCTTCACCATCGCCGCTGCCAGTGATTGGCTGGACGGCTACCTCGCCCGCAAACTGGGTCTGGTCACGCCGCTGGGCAAACTGCTCGATCCGCTGGCGGACAAAATCCTGGTCTGCGCCGCCTTCGTCTTCTTCTGCGCCAAGGACTTGTGCCCGGTCTGGGTCACCACCCTGATCATCGCCCGCGAGTTCCTCGTCACCGGCCTGCGCCAGATCGCCATCGAAGCCGGGCAGGTGCTGGCCGCCGACAATCTCGGCAAATGGAAGACCACCTTCCAGCTCACCTTCTGTATCACCGGCCTCGTGTGGCTGACCTATTCGGATATCGAAGTTCCCGGAAAAATCACCGCCTTCTGGATCAACCTCAGCCGCCCCGATGGCTGGCTGGCCCAGATCTCCCTGTGGACCGCCGTGGCGCTGACCGTGATTTCCGGTGGCAACTACCTCTGGAGCGGGCGCCATCTGTTGAAAGGTTCAGCCCGCTGACACGGCCTTCCGGACCTTCGGCGCGGACAACAGCACCGTCTCCAGCAGCGAGGCCAACCGCTCCTCCAACGCCCGCCATGGGATGGGCGAGAGGGCTTGGGAAAAGCCATGCACCGCCAGCCAAGTGGCCAACACGTGCAGGTCGTTCACGTCCCCGAGCACATCGGCATAGTCGACCAACTCCTTTTCCGGCTCCTCGCCCAAGTGATGCAGCGCTCCCAGCCAGGCCTTGATCGCCTTGCGAGCCTCATGCAGTTCCACCGCGCCGGGATCATGTCCGACCGCCTTCAAGCGCTTCTCCAGCCGCCGGGCGAGCGCCTTCCGGCCCTTGCGCACCCGCTTTTCCAAATCTTCCTCTGAAATGGCGGACAGAGCCGCGCGGGCATGCCGCAGTCTGGCCTCCGCCCACTCCACCGCCACCGGAGGCGGGCGACGTGCCGCCGATTTCGCATGCGCTTCCAGCAAGGCGCCGATCGCCGCCACGGACGGCTCTTCCGCATGCGGGCCTCCTTCCAGTTCCAGCCGCCGCCACGTGGTCCGTCTGGATACGGAATCCCTCGGAGCGCCTAGCAATCGCCCGACCGCCGCCACTGCCCGGGCGGCGGACTTCGGCACCCGCAACAGCACCAACCCGCCACGGAGGGACTTCCCTTTCTTCCGCAGGGCATGGGTTTCGTCCGTGACGTGGGCATTCGGGTTGAGCAAGCCGCGCAGCCTCTCCTCCATCACCAGGCATTCGGCCACCAGGCGGGAACGCACTTCGGAGGGGGGTCGCGGATGGCTCTCGCTCATGATGGGACAAGGGACGAAAAAATCAGCGGACGCTAACCGAAAGCTCCCGGCTTGTCAGCCACCGAAAATGCGCCGACCATTCCCCGCGTAACCTTTGTCTGTTTTTGTCCATGAAGAAAACGCTGATCAAAAACGCCCGCATTGTGTCCCCGGATCAGGAGATCGGGAACGGAGCCCTGCTTTTGGAAAACGGCCGCATCGCCGCGGTCTTCGAAGCGGGGGCCGCGCTGCCGGAAGCCGAAGTGGTGATCGATGCCGGAGGCCGCACGGCGATGCCAGGCTTCTTCGACATCCACTGCCACGGTGCCGATGGCCACGATGTCTGTGACAACACGCTGGAAGCCGTCCGCCACATCGCGAAGAAGAAGCTCCAGGAAGGAGTGACCACCTGGCTGCCCACCACCCTCACCCAGCCGCAGGACAAGCTGGAGGAAATCGCGGGCAAAATCGCCGAATACATGGCGAACCCGGAATTCACCCGCGCCCCGGGCGTCCACGTCGAGGGTCCCTTCATCAACAAGGAGAAGGCCGGTGCGCAGAACCCGGAATATGTGCGCCTGCCGAACTTCGCCGAGCTGAAGGCTTTCCACGACATCGCCCCGGCCCTGATCGTTTCGCTGGCTCCGGAAATGCCGGGTGCACTGGAAGTGATCCGCGAAGCGCGCGCGATCGGCATCACCAGCTCCGCCGCCCACACCTCCGCCACCGCCGCCCATCTCCGCGATGCGAAGGCCGCGGGCCTGACCCATCTCACCCACTTCGGCAATGCCATGACGCCGCTCCACCACCGCGAGATCGGCGCGGTCGGCACCGGCCTCATGGATGACTCGATCAAGATCGAGCTGATCTGCGACACCGTCCACCTCGCCCCGGACATGCTGAAGCTGATCTTCAAGCTGGTTCCCATCGACCGCATCCTGATGATCACCGACTCCATGGCCGCCTCCTGGATCGGCAACGGCGAATGCATGCTCGGCGGCCTGGAAGTGGTGGTGGAGAACGACGTGGCCCGTCTCAAGCACGGCGGCGCGCTCGCCGGTTCCGCACTGCTCTACAACGTGGGCCTCCGCAATGTGGCGGAGCTCACCGGCCTGCCACTCACCGAGATCGTCAAGACGACTTCGTGGAACCAGGCCCAGTCGCTCGGCCTTGAAGGCTTCGGCAAGTTGGAGTCCGGCTTCCACGCCGACATCGTCCTCCTCGATTCCGACTTCAACATCTGGAAGACGCTGGTGGGCGGTGAAGAGCGCTTCAGCGCCTGAGAGTTGTTTTCAAAGCGCGCCCGGCGAAACAACCGGGCGCGTCATGCCTTCGGAGCCTCTCCGAAGAGATCCCGCCGCCGATCTTTCAGGGGCGTAACCGTACCCTCCCCCCGCGAGCGGCGCAGGGCATCCAGATCGAGATCCGCGATGAGCAGTTGTTCGACGGCGGGTTCCGCCTCGGCGGCGATACCGTCGTTTGGAAACGCGAGATCCACCGGTGTGAAGGCTCCGCTGCGGGCGTAGTGGAGATTTGCGGCAGGCACACGGGTCAAGGTGCCGACACAACCGGCGGTGACCACGTCGATCTGGTTTTCCACCGCGCGGGCCATCGCGCAGCGGGTGACCCGAAGATGGCCGCGGCGGTCATCGGTGCAGTACGGCACTACTAGTAGTTCAATGCCGCGGTCCGCGAGCACGCGCGTCGGCTCCGGGAACTCGATGTCATAGCAGATCTGCACGCCGAACTTCACGATGCCGGTGTCCACGACCACGAGATCATCCCCGCCGCTGACATCCCACGCATGGCGCTCCCACGGCGTGATATGAAGCTTCGGCTGCTCCATGAGCTGGCCTTCCGGCCCATGAATGAAAGCAATATTGAACAAGTGCCCGTCCCGTACCACCGGCTGCGATCCTGCGACGATCCACACACCATGCTGGCGGGCGAGCCGTGTCATCTCGTCATTCACCCCGCCGGTCATTTCCGCCAAGGCGCGGATCGAATCCATCGCCCGCCGACGTGGACCCAGTGAGAGCAACGGCAGCGTGAAATATTCCGGAAAAACCACCAGATGCGCGCCATAATCCGTCACCGCGGTTTCCACGAAAAACGCGGCGCGTTCGAAGAAGGCTTCGGTGGAAGCGGGACGCTGCATGTCCCACTGGATGGAGGCGGTGCGCATGAACAGGCCCACTGATCGGGTGAAAAATCCGCCATGCCAGCAAATTTTTCCGGGACGTAGTCCCTGATCCGGGTATCCTCCAATGGCTTTTTCATGAATCACCTCGACCTGATCCTCACTCTAACAGGCGGCCTCGCCGCCGCGCTGGCGCTCGGCCTCGGCTCCCAGAAGCTGGGGCTGTCACCGATCGTGGGCTACCTGGTCGCGGGTATTCTGGTCAGCCCGAATACCCCGGGCTTCGCCGCGAACAAGGATCTGGCGAAGGAGATGGCGGAGATCGGCGTGATCCTGCTGATGTTCGGAGTGGGCCTGCACTTCCACTTCAAGGAACTGCTGGCGGTGAAACGGATCGCGGTCCCCGGGGCCATCGTTCAGAGCGCGGTGGCCACGGTGCTGAGCATGGTGGTGATGCACTATTTCTTCGGCTGGAGCTGGACGCAGGGCGCGGTGTTCGGAATGGCGATCGCGGTGGCCAGCACGGTGGTGCTCACGCGCGTGCTGGTGGACAATCACGACCTGCACAAACCGATCGGCCACATCGCGATCGGCTGGCTGGTGGTGGAGGATCTGTTCACCGTCTTCGTACTGGTGTTGATCCCTGCCGTGTTCGGCGGTGAGAGCGCCGGCGGCGGCGCGCTGGCACTGGCGATCGGTTGGACCGCGCTGAAAATCGTGCTACTGGTGGCCTTCACCTTCGTGGTCGGCGGCTGGGCGATTCCGCGGTTGCTGACGGTGATCGCGCGCACGGGTTCACGGGAATTGTTTACGCTGGCGGTACTGGTGATCGCGCTGGGCATCGCGGTGGGTGCGGCGAAGTTGTTCGGCGTCTCGATGGAGCTGGGCGCCTTCCTCGCAGGCATGGTGGTGGCACGCTCGGAATTCAGCACCCGCGCCGCGACCGATGCGCTGCCGATGAAGGATGCCTTCGGCGTGCTGTTCTTCGTCTCGGTGGGCATGCTGTTCGACCTGAAGAGCCTGCTCGAAACACCGTGGCTGGCGGTGGCGACCGTGGGCATCATCCTCATCGGCAAGCCGCTGGCGGCCATCGCCATCGCCCTGATCCTGCGCTATCCGCTGAAGACCTCGCTCGCGGTGGGCGCGGTGCTTTCGCAGATCGGCGAGTTCTCGTTCATCGTCGGCACCATCGGCAAGCAATACGGACTGCTCGATGACAAGGCCTTCAATGTGCTGGTCGCCTCCGCGATCATCACCATCACGGTGGCTCCGCTGATCTACCGTTGCGCCGGACCGCTGGAACGCCGCTTGTCAAAGATGCCGGGATTCCGCGCCTTGGCCGCACGCGCGGTGGAAACCACGGACAATCTGCCCGCCGATTCTGACGACAACCGCCGCGCCGTGATTGTCGGCTACGGGCCGGTCGGCAAGACCGTGACCCGCCTGCTGCGGGAGAACGGCTTCACCCCGGTCATCGTCGAAATGAACGTCGATACCGTGCGGACATTGCGGAGCAAAGGCATCGCCGCCGTGTATGGGGATGCCAGCCATCCGGAAACCCTGATGACCGCGGGTGCGGACAAGGCCGACATTTTCATCCTCAGCGCCTCCAGCGTGGAAATGGGCAGCGAGGCGATCCAGCAGGCGAAAAAGCTGAATCCGAAAGTGCGCGTGCTGGCCCGCACCGCCTATCTCCGCGAAGCGGACGAACTGCTCAACGAAGGCTCGGACGCGGTATTTTCCGGAGAGGGCGAGGTGGCTCTGTCGATGACCGAGAACATCCTCGAATACTTCGGCGCGACCGACGAACAGATCGACCGCGAGCGCGACCGCATCCGCCGCGATTTGTTCGCGCAGGTGGAGGCGTGATCAATCACTCCCGTGATCCCCGCCGATCTCGTCCGGCCGGATCTCCCTCAGCACCCGGCAGGGATTTCCGACCGCCACGACATTCGCGGGAATGCTCTTCGTCACCACGCTGCCCGCGCCAATCACGGTATTGTCTCCGATGCTCACACCGGGATTGAGGATCGCACCGCCACCGATCCAGACCCGGTTTCCGATGGTCACCGGCAGGGCGAACTCGACGTCCTGCGCCCGGGTGACCGGATCGATGGGATGGCCTGCGGTGTAAATGCTGACATTCGGGCCGATCAGCACTTGGTCGCCGATCGTGACACGGTTGCAATCCAGGATCACCAGGTTGTAGTTCGCGTAGCTGCCCTCGCCCCAGTGGATGTTGTAGCCGTAGTCGCAGCGGAACGGCGGTTCGATGTAGAATTTCCCGCCCGCGGAGCCGAAGAGGCCGCGGAGCAGGGCATGGCGTTCCACGACCTTGGAAGGTTCCAGCCGGTTGAATTCGAACACCACTTCCTTGGCGTGCTGGCGCTCGCCCGCCAATTCCTCGCCAAAGGAGAAGTAGGGTTCCCCGCGCAGCATCTTTTCCTTCTCGGTCATGGCCGTGAAGATGCCCGGGAAGTCCATCTCCGCCACGGAAAATACACCCGTTCCTTTGGGGGAACTGCATGGGAAAGCCGCGCAGATAGTTGCATGCGCAAATCTCTTTCCAAGCTGCCCGCACATGGTAGCCTTTTGCCATGTCGAAACGAATCGCCCTCGCTCTGGGCTCCCTCGCCATGATGGCTCTTCCGACGCTTGCCGCCGATGCCGTGAAGAAAAAGATCCTCTTTTTCTCCAAATCGAGCGGATGGGAACACGATGTGATCTCGTACAAAAACGGCCAGCCCAGCTTCGCCGAAAAGCAGCTTCTGGAATTGGGCGAGAAGAACGGTTGGGAGTTCACCTTCTCCAAGGACGGCTCGAAGTTCGGCAAGGACTACCTCAACCAGTTCGACGCGGTGTTTTTCTACACCACCGGCGACCTCCTCACTCCCGGCACCGACAAGCAGCCGCCGATGACCGCCGAGGGCAAGCAGGCGCTCTTCGACTACGTCCGCGCGGGCCACGGCTTCATCGGCACCCACTCCGCCACCGATACCTTCCACACCGACAACGAAAGCAAGAAGGGCCCGGAGCGTTTCACGAACCACGGTGACAAGGCGGACCCCTATGTTCACTTCATCGGCGCGGAGTTCATCATCCACGGCGCGCAGCAGGTCGCGAAGGTGACCGTGACCGATCCGAAGTTCCCGGGCCTCGCCGATGTGCCGAAGGACTTCAGCTTTCAGGAGGAATGGTATTCCCTGAAGGACTTCAACTCCGACATCCACGTGCTGTCCGTGCTCGATTCCCCTTCGATGAAAGGCGATCCCTACAAGCGTCCGCCATTCCCGAACACCTGGGCGCGCATGGAAGGCAAGGGCCGCGTCTGGTACACCGCGCTGGGCCACCGCGAGGACGTGTGGACCAATCCGATCTTCAAGACAATGCTGACCGGCGGCATCAAGTGGGCGCTCGGCGAAGTGAAGGCGGACATCCCGCCGAACCTCAAGCAGACCGCCCCGGGCGCGATGACCAATCCGCCCTACGTGGCCCCGAAACCGGCCGCCGAGCCAAAGCCCGCCACCGCAGGCACCCCGGCCCAGTAAGCCAGCCGGGATTTTCCCAAGGGGCACCTTCCAGCGGAGGGTGCCCCTTTTTTGACCCATCCACGGGGCAAGCGGTGGCGGTTCGCGATTTGTAAGGAGTTTGTCAAAACTCACAATCGAACTGGAAAGGAAGCAGCGGATTGCCTTGAATGTTGGAAAGGTGCCCGGAAGGCATCCACTGCCATGTCACAAGCCATCATCGACCCCGAGGAGGTCCGCCGTTTTGCCGCGGAACTGAAGCGCTTCAACGGAGACCTGCGGGAGCGTTCGTCCTCGCTGATGGCCCGTTTCACGGCGCTTGGGGAGACCTGGCAGGATCAGGAGCAGGAGAAGTTTGCCGGGGAGTTCACCCAGCTCATGAAAACGCTGAAGGCGTTCCTCGAGTTGTCCGAGCGCCACACACCCTACCTGCTGAAAAAGGCCGAGCGCATCCAGCAATACCTCGACCAGCGCTGAGCCGGGCAGGTTTCCCTCCCTCCCGCCATGTCCGACCAGACACGGATTTCCTCGATCGAGGCCTTGGAGAGCTTCCGGGGCGACCTCATCCGCTACATCAACCAGGCGCGCTCGGCGCTGGAGGAGATGGTGGGCGACGTGCGCCGCACCCGAACCTGGCTGGATACCGACCGTATCCAGCATTGGGGCATGCAGGTGAAGCGCCACACCAAGAAGCTGGAGCAGGCGGAGCAGGAGCTCTACAGCGCCACTCTCACCGACCCGAAGGGCAGCCACGCCCTTCAGAAAATGAACGTGATGAAATGCAAGCGGCTGGTGGAGGAAGCGGAGGCACGGCTCCGCGTCATCCAGCAGTGGCGGAAGCAGTTCGACAACCGCGCGGAACCCCTCGTCCGCCAGCTCGACCGGATGTTCGGCCTGCTGGGACAACAATTGCCGCGCGGGGTCGTATCATTGGGTGAAACCATCAAGGCGCTCCAGGCCTATGCCGAGACCAAGCGACCGCTGAAGCCTTCCGATTCCGCCACCGAAACCCCGACCGATCCTTCCTCCCCGTCATGAGCGTCTCCAACAGCAAAGGCCTCCTCACCGGCGCCACCAGCCAGCTCCAGGCACAATGGCTGGAAGTCCGTGCCTCCTGGCGCGACCGCAAGGCCCAGGAATTCGAGCAGGATTATCTCTCGGATCTGGAATCCAGCGTACGCGCCACCGTAAAAGTCATCGAGGATATCGAACGCCTTCTCCAACAAGTCCATGCCGACTGCGAATGACCCCATCGACCCCGGCGAGGTGCTGGGCCGGCTCTCCCGACTGAAGGACGGCGTCACCCACACCGTCGCGCGCGAACAGGAATTGATGAAATCCCGCGAGGAGCAGCGGGTGCGGGTGATCCGCCAGATTTCCGCACGCGAAAACACGGACTCACAGACCCTCAACGGGCAGGTGGAGGAATTGCGGAAGGAGCACAAGCACGCGCTCGAACTCCAGCAGGCGATCTACGAGGCACGTCGTATCAAGATCCAGAATGCCTACCACGGCAGCCGTACTTCGCTGTCCGGAC belongs to Luteolibacter ambystomatis and includes:
- the pgsA gene encoding CDP-diacylglycerol--glycerol-3-phosphate 3-phosphatidyltransferase, which produces MNLPNAITLSRLVLTVVFVVGTGAAGLRGHVVALIAFTIAAASDWLDGYLARKLGLVTPLGKLLDPLADKILVCAAFVFFCAKDLCPVWVTTLIIAREFLVTGLRQIAIEAGQVLAADNLGKWKTTFQLTFCITGLVWLTYSDIEVPGKITAFWINLSRPDGWLAQISLWTAVALTVISGGNYLWSGRHLLKGSAR
- a CDS encoding alpha/beta hydrolase family protein encodes the protein MTFRILAALLVSVLTLRGAYDPLRVAEAKIESKTFDMKDTTRDRVIPVRIYLPATSKPAPVILFSHGLGGSRDNNPYLGNHWAARGYVVVFIQHTGSDEAVWKNAPLVGRMGELKKAASLENLVARGKDIPAVIDTLTAWNADRAHPLYGRMDLSHLGMSGHSFGAVTTQVVSGQTYPLGGASFLEPRIKASVMMSPSPPAAGDPAKAFSSIKVPCLLMTGTGDTSPIGNTSAEDRLKVFPALSNAPAWQVVFDKGVHMTFGERDLLGAAPKDPRYHRAILALTTAFWDAELKNDKDAKAWLNGEGAKSVLIPADKWEKNGKATL
- a CDS encoding CHAD domain-containing protein produces the protein MRSRLVAECLVMEERLRGLLNPNAHVTDETHALRKKGKSLRGGLVLLRVPKSAARAVAAVGRLLGAPRDSVSRRTTWRRLELEGGPHAEEPSVAAIGALLEAHAKSAARRPPPVAVEWAEARLRHARAALSAISEEDLEKRVRKGRKALARRLEKRLKAVGHDPGAVELHEARKAIKAWLGALHHLGEEPEKELVDYADVLGDVNDLHVLATWLAVHGFSQALSPIPWRALEERLASLLETVLLSAPKVRKAVSAG
- a CDS encoding endonuclease/exonuclease/phosphatase family protein, whose translation is MPLLTSLLLFARVSAAEPLRVLLWNVQRGANYFEDGPEKTVKVIRDSKADIVLMQESYKNYRLGVKLGPWVAGELGWHSYQGDSDHLCVLSRFPIAETFYYSSYHGIGARIRAAEGKEFLAWACWIDYRANVSQRLIDRPESTVDELLACETKESSRTKETLDLIAHLKKTGHLDTKLPLLVAGDWNSPSHLDLGESTKDLHGGKVIPIPGTIAFEKEGFMDAYRRIFPDVRQHPGLTWSPLQKVNGDAGKEEAQARIDRLYVRNAGLRPTAARIFPEQEENPGIPQSQRKFPSDHAALLIELEWEDAAP
- the gnd gene encoding decarboxylating NADP(+)-dependent phosphogluconate dehydrogenase; its protein translation is MSNSDFGLIGLAVMGQNLVLNVESRGFQVSVYNRTTSVTDEFVAAHPDKKLVGSKSLEEFVQSLASPRKIMIMVKAGGPVDAVIEQLIPLLDKGDIIIDGGNSLYTDTERRDKWLGDLGFRFIGAGVSGGEEGARKGPSIMPGGPASTWDVMKPIFESIAAKVDGEPCVIHIGPGGAGHYVKMIHNGIEYGDMQLICEAYNIFKAAGFTPAELATVFTDWNEGDLESYLIQITSKIFEQVDPETGKPLVDLILDTAGQKGTGKWTIMNAVENAVVISTINAAVEARILSSMKDARVAASSKLHGPKAEISAEKAELVKKVHDALFASKIISYAQGLDLIAAMGKEKNWGLDLGKIAAIWRGGCIIRARFLNHITDSYRSNPELSNLMLAPYFTDLLNEFQQNWREVIATATLAGIPVPAFSASLGYYDSYRSAVLPANLLQAQRDFFGAHTYERTDKPRGEFFHTEWPEVIG